Within Corvus cornix cornix isolate S_Up_H32 chromosome Z, ASM73873v5, whole genome shotgun sequence, the genomic segment CACAGGAAGATCCGATCCAGGACTTGAGCTACAAATTTCCAGTCTTGTACAacctggaaaggaaagagggaggatAAACATAAACAGTAACAAGCCTGGTACTTTGTTGATACTGCTACATATATTTCAGCCCCCcaaatctggttttaaaattaGAAGTCTGTAGTATGCGGTAGCCTAAAACTAACAGGGATCACCTTTTCAGCACTCATAGCTGCAAATTGCTCAAGGCTCCAAAACAGTTCCATAGTTCTATGCACATGGTGATACAACTCCTTCAGCCTGTGCAAAAGCTTTTAGTTAAGTGCATATAGGAAAGTTTACAGACTTAGCTTTGAAGGTGGCTTTATAGTGAACTGGATTTCTTTTTACAGACCTGCATTTCCCTCCAAGTGCCAGGatgaggctctggcacagcactTGGACACAGTACAAGGGCTTCGATTTACTTGTGTTTGCTTAAGTGACTTGTTGACTCAGATTGGGTACACTCAGGAGGGGAATTTTGAATTTTGAGTATTAGCACAACTACTACAACTACACACAAAAGTGTGTTTATTAAGGTGATTCAAGGGACCTTTTTATTACAGTTATTTCAGCTTCAAACAGGTTTCAGTCATGGACAGTATACACATACTACATGTTTGATTTACTGCTCTTCTTTGTGCTATAGTCCTCTCAGCACAGTTTGAACAAAGCCCTAGCTCTTGCTAGGAGGGTGCTAACAgaagtttttctctttccaaatgcTGCCAGATGCATTGCTCTGCTGTCCTACCCTTGCATGAGATGCGTTGTTTGCACACAGtaatttgccattttaaaagcCAGGAGGATCACTAAGAGGTGAAGGATAGCAGTTGGGAGCTAATCTGAACAGGTGTTAGTGAAAATCTAGAAGACCTCCACTCAAAACAGAGCAGCTACGCAGTGCAGAGTATGTGCTGGGAGGCCAGGACTGACACCTGGCAAATGTCATAGAGCCTGCCTGTAAGTGTGAAAGTTACATTTTCAGAGCATATGAGAGTTTAGAGGCTTCCAGATTCAAGTGTACCCCAAATTTACACAACAAGGTTATTAAAATAATCCCAAACCAGGGATTCCtccaggagaggctgctggAGTCTCTTGCCTCTGTGAAGAGCAGGGACTCCCACAGCACAATACACTTCTCCTTAAAGCTATGTGTTGTCTCAGGAAACATATTATTTATCAAGATCTGAGGAAGAATATGTCtcagaggagagcaggaagaTGAGGCAAAGAGGAAAgcatgcagaaaagaaaagagcttAGGCCATCGCTGTCAAGGAAAGTGTGATTCCCTCCTTGCCCTCCTTCCACCTACCTGTCTGATGAAATGCTCCTTTTTAACGTGCCTGGAAATGTACCGAATGGAGTCAGCTGCCTTTTCCAGAAAGGCAATAACAactttttctccatcttttgcTTGCTTGTATTTCTGCTTCCCCAGAAACTTTGATTTCGAGgtggtttccttttcttcagtctCTGAGAACGAGTAGCGATCTACATGGCCCTTCATGCAGAGCAGACGAGGCAACTTCTGGAGAAAGAGCCTTTTAACCCAAGGAGCCATGGGGTGGTAAGTTGCTGAGGATCGGTGGTGGACATTGATAACAAACACAGTCACGATGATAGAGAGGGTCACAAAAATCATGATGAAGAGCAGATACTCACCAATCAGAGGGATGACTTTGGAAGAAGAAGGGATTATTTCCTCAATCactaaaaggaaaacagtgagGGACACTAGAACTGATGTCGACAGTGAAAGCTTCTCTCCTTCATCTGAAGGCAGGTAAAACACCAGGACAGTTAGAAAAGACAATCCCAGGCAAGGGATTATTAAGAAAAGAGTGTAAAACAATGGAAGGCGTCTCAACACAAAGGAGTAAGTGACAAATGGGTAAGAGTACAGCCCATCTTTCCTGTTGCCTTTCATACCTTTGGCGTTTAAGATCTCCCACTCCCCATTATCAAAGAAGTCTTTTCTGTCTACATTTTCATCCACTAAAATCAAGTCCACCATATTGCCATCATATGTCCATGACCCAAACTTCATGGAGCAGTTCTGCCTGTCGAAGGGGAAGAAGGTCACATCCATTGTGCAGGAGCTCTTATAACTGGCCGGTGGTGTCCAGGTCACCACTCCATTGTACTTCACTATGGCTTTGGTCATCAGGGATCCCTCAAAACGTCCGTCAGCACTGGGAGTTGGACAGGAAGAAACAGTACCGAGTTCAGGACTATGTTTGCCCCAGTCCTACCCcctctcagctctgctttctgtccCTCACCTGGAGCACACAGTGCACAACATTCACACTGCCTAAAGAAGCAGCCCTCTGACAGCACACACAAGCCTCATGGTAGCTGACATGCCTTGCCCAAGCTCTGGCCTAAGCCCAGAGCAAGGAGCCACACTACTcacttttcaaacaaaacaatgtCGGGAAGCCACAGAGACTCAGAGGGGACCCGGATAGCAGTGATCCCACCATATTCATCTGGATTCCAGGAGAGCTTGTGGTCGATCCATTCCTACAACGAAACAGCAGAGTCCTCTGCCCACTCATATGCAGCAGCCTCTTTCCTCAcccctgcctgtgcctcagAAAAACTGCATGCACAGCTCAGGGGGTAGAGCCTGGTGTGAGGCTGTTCAGCTGTACAGAGGATGCCAGACAGGCACGGCCTGGGAGATGTTAATCCCCACAAGCACTGCTCCTCCAGATACAGGTGAGACCCAAGAACCCATCCCTAGGCTGGCAACCTCAAGGCCAGCACTCCTGGAGAGCACTTGACTCTCACTTCACTCACCACCCTGCACAGCCCACCTGAGAGTAGGCTAGAAGGAAGGAGCCACTTCCCTTTAGTGCAGCAGCTTTCCCTCCCTCTGAGAACCAGCCCAACCTGGTTTTGGCTGGCACCAACCCCATGGAAGAGCCAGGTGGTGTGGGTACTAGTACTCAAATGAGGAGAGGTGGCCTTAATTCACTTTTCAGTAGAGACCTGGCTTTTTTCAGTGGATGGAATACAACACCTCATACCTGCACACTGTCcttgcaaaaaataaattgctcttTCATCAGAAAGACCTGCAGactatttcaggaaaaataatatgaTGCTATTGTAAAGCATTTTGTTAGAAAAGCAGGGAGAGTCCTGTCCATTTTCATCATGCTGAAGTCTAGAATAacttttgtctccttttttggttttccagATAGGGAGATCATAACAAAGTGGCTCCAGCAACCTGGagatttccacagaaaagcaaTGGAAAACCAGTTCTCTGATCCTTGTTCATTATTGATGAGGATTTTCATTTGTCCACAGAAATAGCAGCAACATGATGCAAGAGCTATAGGCTGTGGTCAATGCCAGGAAGTGGAAGATGAACCAGTTTCCATTAAGCTGCAGCACTAAGAGATCTCCAGGGATGTGGAAGTCTCAGCCTTCACTGGGCAATTTCCTCCATGACTTAAGGATGAACCAAAAAAGCAATGTTCTCTATTAATTCTCCATGTTGTTCCCCTCTTATTTCTTTGATTCCACATGCTTTTCACAGCTATACCTACAGACATT encodes:
- the CHRNB3 gene encoding neuronal acetylcholine receptor subunit beta-3 isoform X1 gives rise to the protein MLCLVLFALCLSHSDVNAFSSVAENEDALLKHLFEGYQKWVRPVENSNDTIKVLFGLKISQLVDVDEKNQLMTTNVWLKQEWIDHKLSWNPDEYGGITAIRVPSESLWLPDIVLFENADGRFEGSLMTKAIVKYNGVVTWTPPASYKSSCTMDVTFFPFDRQNCSMKFGSWTYDGNMVDLILVDENVDRKDFFDNGEWEILNAKGMKGNRKDGLYSYPFVTYSFVLRRLPLFYTLFLIIPCLGLSFLTVLVFYLPSDEGEKLSLSTSVLVSLTVFLLVIEEIIPSSSKVIPLIGEYLLFIMIFVTLSIIVTVFVINVHHRSSATYHPMAPWVKRLFLQKLPRLLCMKGHVDRYSFSETEEKETTSKSKFLGKQKYKQAKDGEKVVIAFLEKAADSIRYISRHVKKEHFIRQVVQDWKFVAQVLDRIFLWLFLVVSVTGSVLIFTPALRMWLNNTL
- the CHRNB3 gene encoding neuronal acetylcholine receptor subunit beta-3 isoform X3 → MTTNVWLKQEWIDHKLSWNPDEYGGITAIRVPSESLWLPDIVLFENADGRFEGSLMTKAIVKYNGVVTWTPPASYKSSCTMDVTFFPFDRQNCSMKFGSWTYDGNMVDLILVDENVDRKDFFDNGEWEILNAKGMKGNRKDGLYSYPFVTYSFVLRRLPLFYTLFLIIPCLGLSFLTVLVFYLPSDEGEKLSLSTSVLVSLTVFLLVIEEIIPSSSKVIPLIGEYLLFIMIFVTLSIIVTVFVINVHHRSSATYHPMAPWVKRLFLQKLPRLLCMKGHVDRYSFSETEEKETTSKSKFLGKQKYKQAKDGEKVVIAFLEKAADSIRYISRHVKKEHFIRQVVQDWKFVAQVLDRIFLWLFLVVSVTGSVLIFTPALRMWLNNTL
- the CHRNB3 gene encoding neuronal acetylcholine receptor subunit beta-3 isoform X2, which encodes MLCLVLFALCLSHSDVNAFSSVAENEDALLKHLFEGYQKWVRPVENSNDTIKVLFGLKISQLVDVDEKNQLMTTNVWLKQEWIDHKLSWNPDEYGGITAIRVPSESLWLPDIVLFENADGRFEGSLMTKAIVKYNGVVTWTPPASYKSSCTMDVTFFPFDRQNCSMKFGSWTYDGNMVDLILVDENVDRKDFFDNGEWEILNAKGMKGNRKDGLYSYPFVTYSFVLRRLPLFYTLFLIIPCLGLSFLTVLVFYLPSDEGEKLSLSTSVLVSLTVFLLVIEEIIPSSSKVIPLIATYHPMAPWVKRLFLQKLPRLLCMKGHVDRYSFSETEEKETTSKSKFLGKQKYKQAKDGEKVVIAFLEKAADSIRYISRHVKKEHFIRQVVQDWKFVAQVLDRIFLWLFLVVSVTGSVLIFTPALRMWLNNTL